A segment of the Zingiber officinale cultivar Zhangliang chromosome 8B, Zo_v1.1, whole genome shotgun sequence genome:
TGTTCTGACACCTTTCCCAAAATTGACCTGCATTCTCTGCATAGAAACTTCTACCATACAACTGTCACAAAGAATATTTCTTTGATTCTCTGATAGTTGTTACACAAAACGACAAGAAAGAATATGGGATTGTTGGATTGAGGGGTCCTTAGTATGCTTAGTTGACAAACCGACCGGGTTCCCTTCGACAATCTAATTGATTGTCGTATGTAAGAGCATTCAGATCATATCTAAGGAAAGTCATCAAAGACTCGGTCTTTGCTCGGTCTCCCAGTTTGGTCAATGAATCTCGTAAGATTAAGTATCCAGTGTGTCCGATCGGCCGTATGATCCGATCGGCTAAATCATCCATTCGGAATAGTAGCTCATGCTATCTGGAGTGACGAAGAGGACTCTGCTCTGAATGATACTGACTTAGCTCGAGGGTTTCATTTATATTGAGGGACTTGAGCTCCGATCAAACCAAGAATCCGATTGGATGACCACTCGACCAAGTCGACCAACCTTATTGGTCCTGAATATTAACCCCTTCTTTACTTCGATTATCATATCAGCTGATTTTTTTAATTTCGACCCGTCGATCTCATCTTATTCACCGTATCAGTATGCATGAACTCCGAATacttatttttgtaattttttttattctagtTTCAATCAAATAATTAATGAGTTTCTAACTCTcttaattttttcataaaaaacacttctgttaaatcttttaaccaaaCTGTTCTTAATTAGCATTCTTTCTCTTCAACGTTTGAACACTTTTTTCTTCACCTTTATTATCGAACCAGAGCAATTTCCAGCCAATTGAGAATCGTCAACGTTGATGTCCCTTCTCAACTTTCACAACCCTTCAATCATTAGATTCCATGAAGATACCTAATTCGCCATTTTTTTATAGCTTAGGAACTAAGAAAAAACTCCGAGATTTTAAGCTGAGGAAAGAAGGAACGCAAATGAGATGAAGTTGCATTGATTAAACTGGCCTTAATTGTGCTGAAAAGAAGCAGCAAATATGCATCTTTTCCAGTGCTTTGTACAATGTTAGACCAGATCTATCTGATCGAAAAGCATTACAGAAAACGAAAAAGAATTGTGTTTTTTCAGCAATTGCACGTACCAGATTCGCCACCTGAAGCGGAGAAGACCCGAACAATCGAACTGCAAGAGACATGCAAAGGAAAAACAGCTTAATTTATGTTCATCTTCACCTGTGAACTCTGTTGCCCTctgtctctgttctccatctgccTGCAGCTTATTTGGACCTTCAGTGCTTCTTCCACCAGAGTTTTCCTGTACAGCTTCTCCTCCGCGTCCCTGAGGAACTTGAAGGTTGGCGGTGGAGATGAAGAAGCCTCAGGCTGCGAGTGGAGCATGGTTTTCTTTTGACAAGCCATTGGAGTCAGAGCAGGGGAGGAAAGAGGAGTCGCGGTGGGAGTTTCATTAGACTGGAGCAAGTCCCTCAAGCTCTTCCTGATGGGACCTTTCTTGCTCCCACAAGACTCCAAGTCATCCTGCGTCTCCTCTTCGATGGTGAAGAGAGACCTCTGGTAACCTGCAAGGCACATCAGCTCTGCGTCGTCTTCTAATGGCTTCGGCTGGCCATGGCCGTCGTCGGAATGGTCTGCTCCAGTGCAGATTCCGTCAGAATTGAGAGCTGCGGGGATTAGAAAACTAGGCTTCTTCCAGCAGAAGAGGTAGGGGAGCTCCTTCCCAGGGATGGAGAAGCTCCGCTCGATGTCTACGttacttcttctcttcttccaccagAAGAAATAGTACAACTCCGCAACAAGGGCCAACAAAAGGCAACCCGAGACGATGCTCAGGCCAATCCCCAAACATCCCAATGGTTTCATCTCTCCGCAAGCATCGCCCGGTGAAACTGAGCGAGATTACAACTTTACCATCGAGATGGCATTTTGGAATCAGGAAACCGAGAATCCTACATCAAGCTGGAAGCTTTGCCAGCAAGATCGCATTTTGAGGACTCCGAGCTCGCCCGTGAGAGGAGAACATGCGGCTCTTTGGCAGCTTTTTGGGAGGAGAAAAGTGGCAAAAAAGGTGAAACCCTCGCCCTCAGGGCCCCCGACGCACCCTGCCCAGGGTCAtcatgagggaggtaaatcacggtagctCGGTGGCAAGTACGCAGTGGGCCGAGACTTTTTTGCACAGGGATAGGGAATAAATCCCCGTTACCCTGCGGACTCGAACCTATGTTCTCAGTGGTAAACTTCCATGCCTTTACCAGCCGAGATAACCCCGTGGGGCAGCTTTTTAGGAGGAGAAaagtggagagagagagagagagagagagagagagagagagagagagtattagCGAGGGCGGTCAAGGTTTAGAGATGGCGAGTGGCGATggcgtggtggtggtggtggctggacgGTGGATTTGGATGGTGGGTGAGGGTGCGTTGTTTCCGAGAGCGGGTCACAtgggagaggagaagtgggcgtGGTGTCGTTTATGTAAAGCTGTCACTGTGTGCGGCCATGAATGAATACGATGATATGGGTTCGGAGAGCGTTCCTCCAATTACAAGATTAGCAGCGTCTGTGTTTCGCTATTTATATCTAGTTATGACAACAATGTTATTACAATATCATTTGAGTACCTCATGATCGTCTTTGCAGATGTAACCCAGTTGAtactcaaataaaatttatcatcaGTAATTTATCGCTTTGTGTAATTTGAATGACACTTTTGCCTTTATGTTTTCAGCTCGAACTTCGAGTCCACCAAACTTTTCATTGAGCTGCAGAAGAACAACTAGATCTAAGCAACACTTTGATTCGAACTGAAAGTTTTCAGCTCTTTGTGTCTTTCCTTAATTCatttattaagtaaaataaagtataatttatatacatttaaaaattaatttttaaaatatttaactcAACTAAGATTTAATGAGGGAAAAGATGGAGTCCTTCCCTGCAACTGAGCGTTTTCTCACCTTATCTTCATCCTCGTTTCCTATCCTTTCCTTGGGCGATTTCTTGGAAATCGCCTTGCCATTACACAGCAACGCCCCCAATCAGCCAAGTCCATGATGTGAACGCGATGATCAATCTACTTCATATATTTTGCCATTTGAGGAGCAAACCGAGGAAGTGCCGATCCTCGTCCGCGACGCCGAATGTCTAAGCCGCAGGCGGTCGAGATCGGGATACCGATGAATGGGATCGGCAACGGCGCACCGGCGCCGGAACCTCCCAACGAGCCACCACAACGACGGCAACACGCGGGCTGGGAGCGAAACGATCGCAACGTCGTCCTCCTCGTCGCCACGCTCATCACCACGCTCACCTACCAGCTAGGCACCAACCTTCCCAGCGGCTACTACCAAGAAGACGGCGCCGGGTACCAGGCCGGCGACTCCATTCTCCGCCACAAGCACCACCACCGCTATTGGCTTTTCATGACCGGCAGCTGGACCGGGTTCGGTAGCTCCATGCTCATGACGCTCGCGCTGCTCACCGGCGCCTCCACCGGCTCGCGCCTCATCCGGTGGCCCTTCGCCGTCGCCTACTCCTCCCTCGTCCTTACCTTCATCTCGTCGCAGCCCAAGACGAAGCTCTCATTAGACATCCTCCTCTGGATTTTCGTCCTCTTCATCCTTTGGGCCGCGGTCAGTTTCAAACAGCGGGAGATGAGCATTCCGGAGGCGCTTGGCGCCCTCAAAGGCTTCGTCCGCCGGCGTTTCTGCCGTTAATTTGTTCGATTTTCCATTCATCGATCGCAAGCTTGCTCTGTACTGTGAGAAAATAGCGTGTTTTTACTTTTTATTACATTATTATCTTTGTCCGTTCTATGCGTACAAAGTAAGCGTCAATTAGCAAGGAGACAAATTCCGAAATTCGACACGGTCATGAGTCGACGGAATCTTCCTCGTACTCCCACAGCCCCACGGCCCGGACGAAGCAGGTGGAGCCGCCGACGACCAAGGCGGCGAAGAGAGGCGGCACCACCATGTCCATCGCCGACCGCCGGAAGAGCCCCGCCGGGACGCACACCACCTCTCGAGGCCCCTCCGTAGGGACCCGCACCATCGGGGCGGACCCCCCGGCGCACGCGCGGGAGAAGGAGGAGCTCGGCATGGCGGCCCACACGAAGGCCAGCTCCGGGGAGAAGGACGCGACGGCGACAGTGGCGGTGAGGAGGGCCGACCACGCGACCGCGTAGAGGAGAAGCGGGCGACGACGGAGGAGAAGCACCGCCCGTAGAGCCGCCGGGAGGAAGGCGAGCGCCATGTCGATCGAGTTGGGAAAGAAGAAGCGGAAATGGAATTTGTATAAAGGAAGAGAGTAGAATGGAGATGCGTGTGAGTGCCCGAGAGGGTAGGTTAGTTTGGAGTAGGTAAGCGGGCGAAAAGGAGATGGTGGTGATTCAGAGAGAGTGGGGTCCAACCTACTTCGCCCGCTTCTTTCCAATTCTTTGACGCacagaaaaatataataaataaataaaacttaaccAGGAAGGAATACTTCtaaaccaaaaatatataaaattaagaaaGAAGCCGGAAATAACTTATTTATTAAATAGTATAAAATTtaattctagaaatttataaattaaatatcaaataaataattaccttacaagtataataatattattagttgAACTTAATATATTGATCTGTTTAGTAttataagatttttttattaataaaattattaaaaaaaatataatacaattAACAAAGAGCTAAATTTAtccaaaagaaaaaattttagaatgatatattttgaaattatcatgataaataaaatttattattataattagtttaaataaaaaaataattcttaaaaataaataaataatatcatatttgtagttattgacaaaaaaaaaaaaactttaatcctttatataaaaaaatttttagttctttttattaataaatttatcaaaaatatataataaagggatattaagtttataaaaattcatggaagataaaataaaaatttataaaattacataagaatatttttaaaaaaacttaataaaataaaatttcttaaaaaaaaagtagggtcttctacttccatatttttaaaaaaataatttataaacttaaaaataatttattttgataacttataatgaaaaaaattttaccaactaaatttgaaaaacttataatTCAACCAAACACCCTCTATCAAGAGAGCACATTACTATTctcataattaatattaattttttatttattcataaaaattatattattttaaacatattataaatattaaatttgaaaaaaaaaaatatatatatatatataacattaataaaaaaacatgctattttttataattaaatttcatataaataaatttattcatgACCACGAACCTTAACAAATTGAGCTAAGCAatgtttaaacttatttattttatatatcaaaACATCTTCATAGAAAACCTGCATACATCTTCTATGAAAGTAAACCTGAAAAAATCTTCATAgagataaattataaatttgCTAACAAAATTAACAGCAATCACAAGTTCAACTTGCAGACACCAACATGAAAAAAAGATGTAATTG
Coding sequences within it:
- the LOC122015984 gene encoding uncharacterized protein LOC122015984, whose product is MKPLGCLGIGLSIVSGCLLLALVAELYYFFWWKKRRSNVDIERSFSIPGKELPYLFCWKKPSFLIPAALNSDGICTGADHSDDGHGQPKPLEDDAELMCLAGYQRSLFTIEEETQDDLESCGSKKGPIRKSLRDLLQSNETPTATPLSSPALTPMACQKKTMLHSQPEASSSPPPTFKFLRDAEEKLYRKTLVEEALKVQISCRQMENRDRGQQSSQVKMNIN
- the LOC122017817 gene encoding uncharacterized protein LOC122017817 — encoded protein: MALAFLPAALRAVLLLRRRPLLLYAVAWSALLTATVAVASFSPELAFVWAAMPSSSFSRACAGGSAPMVRVPTEGPREVVCVPAGLFRRSAMDMVVPPLFAALVVGGSTCFVRAVGLWEYEEDSVDS
- the LOC122017816 gene encoding uncharacterized protein LOC122017816, with the translated sequence MSKPQAVEIGIPMNGIGNGAPAPEPPNEPPQRRQHAGWERNDRNVVLLVATLITTLTYQLGTNLPSGYYQEDGAGYQAGDSILRHKHHHRYWLFMTGSWTGFGSSMLMTLALLTGASTGSRLIRWPFAVAYSSLVLTFISSQPKTKLSLDILLWIFVLFILWAAVSFKQREMSIPEALGALKGFVRRRFCR